In Pirellulales bacterium, the DNA window CAAGACAGCGGCGACACCGGGGCCGCCCGATTGCAGATTCACCCAGATATCGGGATCGTAGTTCAAAGGTTGCGGACCCTTGATGCCGACGCCGGGCGCCTTGTCGCTGACGAAGACCTCGACGGCGTTGATCGAGAAGGTGAATTGTCGATGGGCGTCGGTGAAGCCGTCGGCCAAGGGAAAGACCTCGTCGTTCCAAAACCGCTCCAGCTCCTCGGAGAGCCACTCGGCCTCCTCGCTGCTGCCGGTGCTGACCACGGTGAAGTGCCGGCTGCGCGTTTCGAAGCCGCGGTGTGTGGAACGGTGTCGCCGGTCGGGGCGATCGACTTCGTCGACAGGGTGATGTCCCGGTTGGCGGATGCTGCGATCCGCCGGCGCCATGCGGGGGATTTCGAGTTGCGGCATGCCGGGCGTGATCGGCACGTCTTGCGCGGGGCATTCACGCAGCGGGCCAAGAATTGCCAAGCCGGAGAATGCTAGCGCAACGAGTGTGCGTCCGCGCGGAGTTAGCTGTCGCATGCAGTGATCTCGCTAGCAGTGAAAGTCGGTCGCAGCGCTGACTTCTTATATCTGTCGTCGTGCGCCGTGGCCTTACGCTCTACTTTTTCGGCAATCTCAGCTTAGTCGCTCTATTTTTCTCAACCGGCAAACCTTCGATTCCCGATAGACAGACCCGACGTCGCATGCCATCGCGCCCATGGGTTGGCGCGGAGCGAGCGATATCTGGAGCACCGTAGTGAAGACGGGTAAACAAGGCGGAGTCGGCATGAACGCTAGCACGTCGAGACTGCTCTGTCTGGCGTTGGCCTTGATTATTGGCGTGGCGGATTTGTCCCCCTGTGAGGCGGGCAATCAGCCGGTCGCCGAGATCACCGTGAGGCCGGCCGAGCGGCCAGGGGTCAAAACGCCGCCGATCAAGCAGGCGCCGCTTCGCACCGCGCCCTTGAACGGCAAGCAACAGGACGGCGCCTTTGCCGTGCCGGTTGCTCCTGAGGCGCCGCCGGCCAGCCCACAAATTTTCAGCCGTCGCCGGGCCAGCTTGGGTGGCATGGTCACGGCGCCAACCACCACTGGGCCATCCGAGGCGCGAACCGACTTTAGCGCCACATCGGCCAGCCGCACCGTGTTTTCGCGGCCCGACTTGTCCGCGACATCGCGGCCAGCGCCAGAACAGGTTGATACTGCGCCGCCAGTCGTGGAGATCGCCCCCGCCGCTGCGCCGATAGCTGCCGAAGCGCCGTACGAATCACCGATTTCCGCGGCGCCGCAAGCGGCCAACGCTGTCGTCGAGACGGCCGCGCCAGAGCCGTTGACTTCTATTCCGACAGCGCCCGTCGAGGGGATCATCGAACTGACGCCGCCGGCGGTGGAATTGACCAGCGAGCCGGCTGCGCTGCCGCCGCAAGCGCTGGGCGTAATGGCTCCCGCTGCGCAAGCAACTGCTAGTCAAACGGCGCTCAACCAAACGGCGGAGTTTGTTGCGCCGCCAGTGAGCGAGGCCACCAGCGGCGCGTTGCCGATCCCGACCGCGACCGCCGCAGCCGAGGCCGAGGGCACGCACATCAACTTTGTCAATTTACAGCAGCAGCTTCCACCGGCCGGGGCCGCGCCGATTGGCACGCCGCCGGGCAATGATCCATTCGCGCCCGATCAAGACGTGCCGCAGGCCGATGTGCCAGGGCCCGATGGGCCGCTGCCGCCTCCTGGCGGCGCCGCGCCGGCCGACCCCGCTACCATGCCCGCGCCGCAGATTGTCACGCCGCCCGCGGCTGCGCCCACCACGCCCCCCGCGGCGCCGAGCGAGGCGCCACCCGAGGTGATGCCGACTCCGCCGGCCGAGCAACCGCCCGCGCAGCGCCCCATCACCAGCCCGCCAACGCAGTTTCAAGATGCGCTGACGCCGGCGCCAACCGGGACGACGATCGACGGCTTGCCTGTGGAGATCATCGATCACAGTCGCGAAATGGATGTGACGCTGCGGCGCAGCAAGCTATTGCGCACGCCGGTCGACATCTACCGCACGGCGGTGGTCGACCCGCGCGTTTGCAACGTGGTGCAGTTTACGCCGCGCGAGGTGTCGATCATTGGCGTGGCGCAAGGCGCGACGCACGTGACCTTTTGGTTCGAAGACGGCAATCGCAAGCCGGTGACCTACCTGGTGCGGGTGGTGCCCGACCCGGAAGTAAGCCAGCGCCGCGAGAAGCAATATCAGATGTTCGAGGACATCATCAACGAGCTGTTTCCGGACAGCAAGATTCGGCTGATTCCGGTGTCTGACAAGCTGTTGGTGCGCGGCGAGGCGAAGGATACGGAAGAGGCCGCGCAGATCATGTCGATCATTCGCGAGAACTGGGGCTACGGCCGCGCCGGCGCGGGGGGCTTTGGGGCGGGCGGCTTTGGCTACGGCGGCTTTGCCGGCGGCTTGGTCGAGGGAGTCGCCGCCGATCCGCTAGTGGGTCAGGAAGAAGCGGCGCGCATTTCTGGCACGCAGGTCATCAACATGCTGCGGATCCCCGGTGTGCAGCAGGTGGCGCTGAAGGTCAAGATCGCCGAACTCGATCGTTCGGCGGCGCGGCGGTTTGGCGTCGATCTCGACATGCGGTTCGCCGACAGCAACGTGATTTTGCAATCGATGATCGCGGCGGCGTCGGGCGGGGCGGCTAACGTGATTGGCAGCTTCGACGCACGGCAGATCAACTTTGGCGTTCACTTCTTGCAGCAAGAAGGGGTGATTCGCCTGTTGAGCGAGCCGACCCTGGTGACCATGAGCGGCCGGCCAGCCAGCTTTGTGGCGGGCGGCGAATTTGCCGTGCCGACCACGGTGGGCGTGGCGGGCGCCGCGGCGGTGACCACCGACTTTCGCTCGTTCGGCGCCATCATCACCTTCTTGCCGATCGTGATCGACAAGGACCGCATCCGTTTGCAGGTGTCGCCGGAGTTCAGCAAGATCAACGGCGACCTGAAGGTGAACAATATTCCGGGGCTCAATACTCGCGCGGTCACCACCACCGTCGAAATGCGCGAAGGGCAAACACTGGCGATCGCTGGTTTGCTGGAAGACAACATGACCGGCAAGCTCTCGGGCAATGTGCCGTTCTTGTGGCGACTGTTCGGATTGCGAACGCTCGAGCGCACCGAGTCGGAGTTGATCATCCTGGTCACCCCCGAGTTGGTGCATGCGATGGAGCCAGAAGAAGTTCCGCCGCTGCCCGGCTTCGACGTGACGGAGCCGAACGACTTTCAGTTCTTCGCCAAGGGATGGCTCGAAGGGCGCCCGACCGAGGAGTTTCGCAGCACGGTTTGGCCGCGGCTCAAGCAGCGCTATCGGGCTGATGGTCCGGCGATGATCTCTGGCCCGTTTGGCCACGGACAGTAGGCAATAGTCAACGCGTACTCGACAGCGAACTTGACGCTGGGAAGCGACTGGCATGACGGCAAATACAAAATCCGCGATCCGAGTCACCACGCTGGTGGCGCTATGGGGTCTGTTGGGCACGACCGGCTGCGGCTGGCATCAGTACGGCGGACCGTCGTACGATCGACCGTTTCCGATTGGGCAGGTGACCGACAGCTTTTGGGAGACGCAGCAAACCAATGGCGAAGCAGCCGACTTCATCTTTTTCGATCACGAGTTCGCCGGTCAAACGGCCAACCTCGCGCCGGGCGCCAAGGACAAGTTGATGCAGGTGGCCACGCGGCTGGAGCATGTGCCGTTCCCGGTGACTATCGAGCAAAGCCCGCACAACGGGCGTCCGCAATTGGATCAACAGCGGCGCCAAGTGATCGTCGAGCAGCTTGCGCGGCTGGGCGTGCCCGAGGCCGACAAGCGCGTGGTGGTGGCGCCGGCGTTCACCGAGGGTTACACGGCGATCGAGGGCGAGGCGGCGTACTACCAGAATATCTACGGCGGCTTTGGCTACTTTGGCAACGGCTTCTTTGGCGGCGGCGCCGGTCGCCGGTTTGGCGGCTTCGGCGGCATGTTCCGATAACAGCCCCTTGCGGCGCCCGAGGCAGATGCGCATGGACACGATCGAGATGCAAATGTGGAATCGAGCCCATCGTCGCGCCGCCTGTTTGGCGGCGCTGGCGCTAGTGGCCACTTTCGCGGGCTGCGCCAGCTTCGATTCGCTCGGCGCCGGCGGGCCACTGGCCGGCATTGGGCGCTCGCGGTATCAAGGCTTTGGCGAGCGCTTCGCCGAGGCGCGGCGGTTGGAGATGGCGGGCAAGCTCGACGAAGCGCGGCCGATCTACGAAAAGCTGATTGTCGATTACCCCAAGCGAGCCGAGGCGTTTCATCGGCTGGGGGTAGTCGCCGATTTGCAACGGCGGCATCGCGAGGCGGTGAACTTGTACAGCCAGGCCATCACGCTGTCGGCCACCGACCCCGAGTTGTTCAACGACTTGGGTTACTGCCTCTATCTGCAAGGCCAACTCGACAAGGCCGAAAGCGCGTTGCTCAAAGCCGTTTCGATGGCGCCGAGCAACGGCAAGTATCACAACAATCTGGGACTGGTCTATGGACACCAGCGCCGTTATGAAGATGCGCTAAAAGAGTTCCGCAAAGCGGGGAGCGACGCCTCGGCCCAGTACAACCTGGCCTTCGTGCTCGCCACGCAAAACGACATGGCCGGCGCCAAGCGCTGCTTTGAACTGGCGCTGCGACAAGATCCCACCTTCGAAAAAGCTCGCTCGGCGCTCGATTCGTTCGAA includes these proteins:
- a CDS encoding pilus assembly protein N-terminal domain-containing protein, whose amino-acid sequence is MNASTSRLLCLALALIIGVADLSPCEAGNQPVAEITVRPAERPGVKTPPIKQAPLRTAPLNGKQQDGAFAVPVAPEAPPASPQIFSRRRASLGGMVTAPTTTGPSEARTDFSATSASRTVFSRPDLSATSRPAPEQVDTAPPVVEIAPAAAPIAAEAPYESPISAAPQAANAVVETAAPEPLTSIPTAPVEGIIELTPPAVELTSEPAALPPQALGVMAPAAQATASQTALNQTAEFVAPPVSEATSGALPIPTATAAAEAEGTHINFVNLQQQLPPAGAAPIGTPPGNDPFAPDQDVPQADVPGPDGPLPPPGGAAPADPATMPAPQIVTPPAAAPTTPPAAPSEAPPEVMPTPPAEQPPAQRPITSPPTQFQDALTPAPTGTTIDGLPVEIIDHSREMDVTLRRSKLLRTPVDIYRTAVVDPRVCNVVQFTPREVSIIGVAQGATHVTFWFEDGNRKPVTYLVRVVPDPEVSQRREKQYQMFEDIINELFPDSKIRLIPVSDKLLVRGEAKDTEEAAQIMSIIRENWGYGRAGAGGFGAGGFGYGGFAGGLVEGVAADPLVGQEEAARISGTQVINMLRIPGVQQVALKVKIAELDRSAARRFGVDLDMRFADSNVILQSMIAAASGGAANVIGSFDARQINFGVHFLQQEGVIRLLSEPTLVTMSGRPASFVAGGEFAVPTTVGVAGAAAVTTDFRSFGAIITFLPIVIDKDRIRLQVSPEFSKINGDLKVNNIPGLNTRAVTTTVEMREGQTLAIAGLLEDNMTGKLSGNVPFLWRLFGLRTLERTESELIILVTPELVHAMEPEEVPPLPGFDVTEPNDFQFFAKGWLEGRPTEEFRSTVWPRLKQRYRADGPAMISGPFGHGQ
- a CDS encoding tetratricopeptide repeat protein, with product MDTIEMQMWNRAHRRAACLAALALVATFAGCASFDSLGAGGPLAGIGRSRYQGFGERFAEARRLEMAGKLDEARPIYEKLIVDYPKRAEAFHRLGVVADLQRRHREAVNLYSQAITLSATDPELFNDLGYCLYLQGQLDKAESALLKAVSMAPSNGKYHNNLGLVYGHQRRYEDALKEFRKAGSDASAQYNLAFVLATQNDMAGAKRCFELALRQDPTFEKARSALDSFERFERDPEGFADFGELVQDGVRWVPYIEGGQPSASQSGAQLAAAALPVATTTSAASANNATQPAESAAPSVDSKTAALQHRAQALLRERLSAMP